One window of Mesoplodon densirostris isolate mMesDen1 chromosome 15, mMesDen1 primary haplotype, whole genome shotgun sequence genomic DNA carries:
- the LOC132502484 gene encoding endothelial differentiation-related factor 1-like encodes MERFRGWGRGGRWKQPSDKGTSRRRTSSSCLGATGWTTCPACPTVAESDWPKKGPMAAQAKSKSSSLAAQRGGEYVEASKKWAAGQNKQHWITKNTAKLDLGTEELHHDWVTLEVGKVIPQGRQSKGLTQKDLATKINEKPQVVADRERGRAISNNQVLGQIERAIGLKLRGKDVGKPIEKGPRAK; translated from the exons atggaaAG atttaggGGGTGGGGCCGCGGCGGGCGCTGGAAGCAGCCGAGCGACAAGGGGACATCGCGTCGCCGGACCTCGAGCAGCTGCCTCGGAGCCACCGGATGGACCACCTGCCCCGCCTGCCCCACCGTGGCTGAGAGTGACTGGCCCAAAAAGGGCCCCATGGCCGCCCAGGCCAAGTCCAAGTCCTCCTCTCTAGCAGCTCAGAGAGGAGGAGAATATGTGGAGGCTTCCAAGAAATGGGCTGCCGGCCAGAACAAACAGCATTGGATCACCAAGAACACAGCCAAGCTGGACCTGGGGACTGAGGAGCTGCACCACGACTGGGTGACCCTGGAGGTGGGCAAGGTGATCCCGCAGGGCCGGCAGAGCAAAGGGCTGACGCAGAAGGACCTGGCGACGAAAATCAACGAAAAGCCACAGGTCGTCGCTGACCGTGAGAGGGGCCGGGCCATTTCTAACAACCAGGTTCTGGGCCAAATCGAGAGAGCCATCGGCCTTAAGCTCCGGGGGAAAGACGTTGGGAAGCCGATCGAGAAGGGACCAAGGGCGAAATGA